Sequence from the Tripterygium wilfordii isolate XIE 37 chromosome 10, ASM1340144v1, whole genome shotgun sequence genome:
AACGGATTTGGGCCGATCTAACCATGGGCCTCATTGGACCTTTTGACTTATGCTCAAGTATTTCGGGTCAAcggtttttggcccatacactGATTATGTTATGTATATGTGTGCTCAAGGTTCGAATACAATGTGGAAGGGGTGGACTCTTTTTTGACTCATTTCAATTAGCTTGTGACTCTTTTGCTCTTAAGGACTTGGGAATGTTGGCTGTAGTATGTTGGAGTCTATGGTTTAATAGGAATAAGGTGTTATGGGAAGATGTTTGTCTTTTGCCTGTCAAGCTTATGCAGTTGGTGTTGTACCATTGAGGACTATGAACGACAGTTCCCACATACTGGACTGTCGGTAGGAGTTCTTCACCATCCCTGGCAGCCACCGGATCCAAGTGTGGTAAAACTCAACTGCGATGCGGCTATGGGAGTGCTTAAGGTGGGATTTGGCATTGTGATAACGGACTCTTTTGGGGATGGTCTTGGCTCGGGGCTATTTGGAAGAAGCGCGGGGTTGGGCACCTTTCATGCTGAGGCTGGTGCCATCCTCTGTGGGCTTGAATTCGCACTCTCTGTTGGATTTTCTGTCTATAGTTGTGGAAGGTGATTCTTTACAGGTAATATCTAAGCTTAATTCTCTAGAGGTTTTGCTCCATCTTTGTGACAATCTCATTGCTGATATTCTGGCCTAGAAGATTTCACTTTTGTTCTTTTAGACATGCGAGAAGGTTGGCTAATATGGTTGCCCATGAGTTAGCTAAACTTGGAAAACTATCTTCTGAGGATGGTCTATCCATTGAGGAATGTCCTTCTATTATGCATTTTGTAACTACAGATAAACCTTCTTATTAATAAAAtgttattttcttctcaaaaaaaaaagaaagaattattGTCGAGTACGGATCACTATTTGGACCCGTTACCCATACCCATACCCATTTGATGTCGAACCCTCCACGGATCAAATTCAAATAGAGCCACTTAGGCCGACCGGTGTCACCGGACCATCCATCATTCTCAAAGCAGTAGCGCACACACGCTCCATGGCCATGGCGACCACCCTCCGAAGACTTTCCTCCCAAATGCACCGCCTCCCTAGTCTTTCTCCCTTCACCCATTCCCTAAGCGCTCGATCCTCCGCCTCCAGCTCCTCCTCGGCCAAGGTTGCTGACCGGATTGTGAAGCTCTCCGCAATCGATTGGGAGGGCAAGAAGCGTGAGGTGATCGGACTCTCAGGGTATACCCTTCTCAAGGCTCTTAAGAACACCGGGCTGATTGACCCTGAGTGCCACCGTCTGGATGAGATCGATGCTTGCTCGTCAGAGTGCGAGGTCAGCATTGCCCAGGAGTGGCTCGATAAACTGCCCCCTCGATCCTACCAGGAGGAGAAAATCCTCAGGAGCAATTCCAGGACTAGGAGTTTGAAAAAGGATTCTAGGCTTGGTTGCCAGGTCGTTCTCAATCACGAACTCCAAGGTATGGTCGTCGCAGTCCCTGAACCCAAACCCTGGGATACTGCTTAAGAAAGGATTCTGAACACTGTCTATGCGTTTGGTtccttagcttctttttttttttcatatttgggaatgaaaatttcaaataatGTAACTGCAAACTTTGAAAACTGATTGATTTTAGGTGTAATAATCTAAACTGGCTTGTGCCAAGGTTGTACATTGACTTCTGTGATTTAGCCATATTGCACAATATGGCTCCAGTTGATCTTTTCCTATGGTTTAAAGTACTTTCCTCCTTGTTCAAATTCTGTGTTTTTGCTGATTCTTTGCCTCTTGTGTAAATGGCAATGAccctagaaagtagaaacttgATTTTCGTAATAAGTGGTATGAGATGGGCCAATAAAATGACATGTCGCATTTGTTCATTGCCAGAATTTGTTGTAGTACTCCTGAGGATTATGACATTTTGTGGAGAAAAATATTAGGATTGGCTTAGATGAGATCCTATGAAATGGAATATGTGTTGGGCAATGGAATGCCTGAGTTTATTGGCGACACATATGAAAAGAGATAAATTAGTATAGACTATGAAACATACTTAGACTGATTCCACTGAAAAATCTTCTTGAGTAATCAATCTTAGGAGGGGAAAGATTTAAGAGTG
This genomic interval carries:
- the LOC120007836 gene encoding uncharacterized protein LOC120007836; protein product: MAMATTLRRLSSQMHRLPSLSPFTHSLSARSSASSSSSAKVADRIVKLSAIDWEGKKREVIGLSGYTLLKALKNTGLIDPECHRLDEIDACSSECEVSIAQEWLDKLPPRSYQEEKILRSNSRTRSLKKDSRLGCQVVLNHELQGMVVAVPEPKPWDTA